Part of the ANME-2 cluster archaeon genome is shown below.
GCAACGGTATCTGCCACCAGGTGAACCTGGAGCGGTTCTCAAAACCCGGTAACACCATGATAGGTTCGGACAGCCACACCCCAACAGGCGGCGGTGCAGGCATGCTGGCTATAGGTGTGGGTGGCCTGGATGTTGCAGTGGTAATGGGCGGTGCGCCCTATTATGTGAAAATGCCAAAAGTGGTTGGAGTGAAATTGACAGGCAAACTCAAGGTCTGGGTATCTGCCAAAGACGTCATCCTGGAGATGCTGCGGCGGCTCACAGTAAAGGGCGGTGTTGGCAAGGTCTTCGAATACTACGGTCCTGGCGTGAGTACCTTATCTGTACCAGAGCGGGCCACCATCACAAATATGGGTGCCGAACTGGGAGCTACAAGTTCCCTCTTCCCGTCCGATGATATAACAAAAGAATTTTTCAGGATGCAAGACAGGCTCGACGACTACAATGAGATATCGGCAGACCATGATGCAGAATATGATGAACACATTGAGGTCAACCTCAGTGAACTGGAGCCCATGATGGCAAAACCCGGCTCTCCTGATGCTGTTGTAAAGGTGTCTGAGGTGGAGGGTACACCTGTGCAGCAGGTCATTATCGGTTCATGTACAAATTCCAGCTATAAGGACCTGATGCTGGTCGCAGGAGCAGTAAAAGGCAAAAAGGTAGATCCTTACGTGAGTTTGCACATTACACCAGGCTCCAGGCAGGTACTGGAGACCATTATTCGTAACAGGGCACTGGTTGATATGGTCTCGGCAGGTTCACGTATCATGGAAGCCGCATGTGACGGATGTATCGGACTGGGTTCATCCCCTCCTTCTAACTCCGTGTCCATCAGGTCCTTTAACAGGAACTGGTCCGGGCGCTCGGGTACTATGGATGACAGTGTCTACCTGGCCAGCCCCGAGGTCTGTGTGGCAGCCGCCCTTACCGGAAAGATAACTGACCCGAGAAAACTGGGCGAGTACCCGGAGGTGGAATGGCCTGAGAGTTTTGTTACCGATGATTCCATGGTGATCAGGCCGTCAGATGACCCGGGGTCTGTTGAAGTGATACTGGGTCCGAATATCAAACCCCTGCCTAAAGCCGAACCCTTATCAACTGATCTTGAAGGTGAGGTACTGATAAAACTGGAGGATGATATCAGCACAGACGGTATCATGCCGGCAGGCCCGAAGATACTACCCCTGCGCAGTAACATCCCTGCCATTAGTGAACATGTGTTTTCACAGATCGACCCCGGTTTCCCTGCAAGGGCAAAAGAGAAGCAGGGTGGTTTTATCATTGGCGGCGATAACTACGGCCAGGGTTCAAGCCGGGAACATGCTGCACTGGCACCGATGTACCTGGGAGTTAAGGCGGTCATTACCAAATCATTTGCCAGGATACACAAGGCTAATCTTGTGAATTTCGGCATTCTGCCCATGGAATTTGCCAACCAGGCAGGCTATGATGCAATTGAGCAAGGGGATATTTTAAGGTTTAGTGGTGTCAGGGAACTGGTAGAAGGCGGTGCCACAAGCATACCTGTGCAGGCCGGGTCGAACAACTTTGAGTGCATACTGGATATATCAGACAGGCAGCGGGAGATCATCCTGGCTGGCGGGCTGCTGAATTATACGAAGATGATGCACGGTTAGAATCGGAAATTAATCATACTACAGCAAGTATAAAGTCAGAAATTAATCATACTATAGCAAGTATAAAGTCGGAAATTAATCATACTACAACATAGGTCATTTGACCGAGATGTAAATAGTTATTCCATGTCTGCTTGTGACTTTTTAATTTTTTCTGTATAAATGGATCGTGGCGAAAAAATTCACCGCAGAGGACGCAGA
Proteins encoded:
- a CDS encoding aconitate hydratase, encoding MTMNLTQKIISSHLAKGEMKPGLEIAIKIDQTLTQDATGTMAYLQFEALDIPQVKVPLAVSYVDHNMLQAGFENADDHRFLQTFANKYGIHFSKPGNGICHQVNLERFSKPGNTMIGSDSHTPTGGGAGMLAIGVGGLDVAVVMGGAPYYVKMPKVVGVKLTGKLKVWVSAKDVILEMLRRLTVKGGVGKVFEYYGPGVSTLSVPERATITNMGAELGATSSLFPSDDITKEFFRMQDRLDDYNEISADHDAEYDEHIEVNLSELEPMMAKPGSPDAVVKVSEVEGTPVQQVIIGSCTNSSYKDLMLVAGAVKGKKVDPYVSLHITPGSRQVLETIIRNRALVDMVSAGSRIMEAACDGCIGLGSSPPSNSVSIRSFNRNWSGRSGTMDDSVYLASPEVCVAAALTGKITDPRKLGEYPEVEWPESFVTDDSMVIRPSDDPGSVEVILGPNIKPLPKAEPLSTDLEGEVLIKLEDDISTDGIMPAGPKILPLRSNIPAISEHVFSQIDPGFPARAKEKQGGFIIGGDNYGQGSSREHAALAPMYLGVKAVITKSFARIHKANLVNFGILPMEFANQAGYDAIEQGDILRFSGVRELVEGGATSIPVQAGSNNFECILDISDRQREIILAGGLLNYTKMMHG